In the genome of Calliopsis andreniformis isolate RMS-2024a chromosome 10, iyCalAndr_principal, whole genome shotgun sequence, one region contains:
- the Ckn gene encoding CRK like proto-oncogene, adaptor protein isoform X3 gives MRRISVGGMNRPSKAVTQAKKVAPPAVPDVFRHSGSSFGSAGYASSEDSCFLSGSGPGGTTDDGSYGMPSGKSPGPIFTHPGFAFPPVVGKYAHAEDQGIDMTQSPGRDSPGSSGSGSGSRHSTASLDSGRASGYHLGPRGPGALASSPRCSISSLGSHPDRPTDLDVVHAWLTELQFEEYFPLFASAGYDLATITRMTPEDLTAIGIKKPNHRKQLKAEIDNLNIGDGLPEHIPGSLEEWLRLLRLEEYLGALHQQGMRSVEDVTTLTWEDLEDIGIVRLGHQKKLLLAIKRVKDIRAGKRIQPLDLARLPPHPGHTQDVVIQRGGSDLPSPDEDCSSPVLKSFQRGGNDTSAWRSMYAALPADYNIVDRTGSRGKSLESLEDAPLGYPPSPAPTTHQQPMEWRPRSFEDGDLTPTNDTSVVDAGGGTLPRPRHCLVRPRPVAKVTATPGQFKSLPRDFDNKYQLSYGLESSPHLSKRCPPSPPRRQSSRESGSSAVGSGGSGVGDVVIDCSGPVPTASCEDHHIHHHQHHHILHHPSPPPPAPAPAPSTPPQMNRPPSSMSRSWGSVSVNVNEEHELIASLALQHRNGSDASFKSSSSTESDSLPFANENAGTIKQRAARTQEYASGNPSNNIQNHVISHHSSGSEPTDVLNDIGNMLANLTDELDAMLEEEKRQGLNS, from the exons ATGAGGCGCATTAGCG TTGGCGGCATGAACCGGCCGTCCAAAGCTGTGACCCAAGCAAAGAAAGTCGCACCACCTGCTGTACCCGATGTGTTTCGCCATTCTGGATCCTCCTTCGGTTCTGCTGGATATGCGAGCAGCGAAGACAGTTGCTTCCTGTCCGGAAGTGGCCCAGGAGGAACGACGGACGATGGTTCTTATGGAATGCCATCTGGGAAGAGTCCGGGACCTATTTTTACCCATCCTGGTTTCGCTTTTCCACCAGTCGTTGGAAAATATGCTCATGCTGAAGATCAAG GAATCGACATGACTCAAAGCCCAGGAAGGGATAGTCCAGGTAGCTCAGGATCAGGCTCTGGTTCCAGGCATTCCACAGCTTCGTTAGATTCTGGAAGAGCCTCTGGTTATCATTTAGGTCCTAGAGGACCTGGTGCTCTTGCTTCATCTCCTAGGTGTTCTATAAGCTCACTTGGCAGTCATCCCGACAGACCGACAGATCTCGACGTCGTCCATGCTTGGTTGACTGAACTCCAGTTCGAAGAATACTTTCCGTTGTTTGCTTCTGCCGGTTACGATCTTGCTACTATAACGCGTATGACGCCAGAGGATTTAACAGCAATAG GTATTAAAAAGCCTAATCACAGAAAGCAGTTAAAAGCAGAGATAGATAATTTAAATATAGGAGATGGCTTACCAGAACATATTCCTGGCTCACTGGAAGAATGGCTTAGGCTTTTACGACTTGAAGAATATCTCGGTGCTCTTCATCAACAAGGCATGCGTTCAGTGGAGGATGTCACAACTCTTACTTGGGAGGATCTCGAGGACATTGGTATCGTGCGTTTGGGACACCAGAAGAAATTATTATTGGCAATTAAAAGAGTTAAGGATATTCGAGCTGGAAAACGTATACAACCACTTGATCTTGCGCGGCTGCCACCACATCCTGGACACACACAG GACGTAGTAATTCAAAGAGGAGGTTCTGATCTACCCTCTCCTGATGAAGATTGTTCCTCGCCAGTTTTGAAGTCTTTCCAGAGAGGAGGAAATGATACATCTGCATGGCGAAGCATGTATGCTGCTTTGCCAGCCGATTATAACATCGTTGATCGAACTGGTTCACGAGGAAAATCCTTAGAAAGCTTAGAGGATGCGCCTCTCGGATATCCTCCTTCACCAGCACCTACCACACATCAACAACCGATGGAATGGCGCCCACGCAGTTTTGAGGATGGTGATCTCACTCCTACAAATGATACTTCCGTTGTGGATGCTGGTGGCGGGACTCTTCCACGACCAAGACATTGCCTTGTTCGTCCCCGACCCGTAGCTAAG GTCACTGCAACTCCAGGACAATTCAAATCACTACCAAGAGACTTCGATAATAAATATCAGTTAAGTTATGGGCTCGAAAGTAGTCCTCATCTTTCAAAACGTTGTCCACCATCTCCACCAAGACGACAAAGCTCCAGAGAAAGTGGCTCTTCCGCTGTTGGAAGCGGAGGATCTGGAGTTGGCGATGTTGTGATAGATTGTAGTGGACCAGTACCAACTGCATCATGTGAGGATCATCATATACATCATCATCAACATCATCACATACTTCATCATCCTTCACCTCCGCCACCTGCACCAGCGCCGGCACCATCGACTCCGCCACAAATGAATCGACCACCTTCTTCTATGTCCCGTTcgtggggcagtgtcagtgttaacgTCAATGAAGAACATGAATTGATAGCTTCGCTTGCTTTACAGCATCGTAATGGATCTGACGCTAGCTTTAAG TCGAGCTCCAGTACGGAATCAGACTCACTGCCTTTTGCAAATGAAAATGCTGGAACGATAAAACAAAGAGCTGCTCGAACACAAGAATATGCAAGCGGAAATCCTAGTAACAATATTCAGAATCATGTAATAAGTCACCATTCCAGTGGTAGTGAACCAACTGATGTATTGAATGACATTGGAAATATGCTTGCAAATCTCACCGACGAACTTGACGCTATGCTCGAGGAAGAAAAACGTCAAGGCTTAAATTCATAA
- the Lwr gene encoding ubiquitin conjugating enzyme lesswright isoform X2: MSGIAIARLAEERKAWRKDHPFGFVARPVKNPDGTLNLMSWECAIPGKKSTPWEGGLYKLRMIFKDDYPSSPPKCKFEPPLFHPNVYPSGTDLLNEPNVKDPAQAEAYTIYCQNRLEYEKRVRAQARAMAPQE; this comes from the exons ATGTCAGGCATCGCGATTGCCAGGCTCGCCGAAGAGCGAAAAGCATGGAGGAAAGATCATCCTTTC GGATTTGTAGCACGACCAGTTAAAAATCCAGATGGAACTCTTAACTTGATGAGTTGGGAGTGTGCAATACCTGGAAAGAAATCT ACACCATGGGAGGGTGGATTGTACAAGTTGCGCATGATCTTCAAGGATGATTATCCTTCTAGCCCACCAAAATGTAAATTCGAACCTCCTTTGTTCCACCCGAATGTATATCCGTCTGGAACG GACTTATTAAATGAACCTAATGTAAAAGATCCAGCGCAAGCAGAGGCGTACACAATATACTG TCAAAATCGTTTGGAATATGAGAAACGTGTAAGAGCTCAGGCAAGAGCGATGGCTCCGCAGGAATAA
- the Ckn gene encoding CRK like proto-oncogene, adaptor protein isoform X1 has product MAITAVSICLGPPPLPPGKRFLHKSSKKLSSTYKSFRDPAVEAWIPCGIFDKSQTKLYVREHSSVIYTINNSNLFRSCSEGNLSNRKTNTALFATPLDKCIQAIYGSWKNLMHLGGMNRPSKAVTQAKKVAPPAVPDVFRHSGSSFGSAGYASSEDSCFLSGSGPGGTTDDGSYGMPSGKSPGPIFTHPGFAFPPVVGKYAHAEDQGIDMTQSPGRDSPGSSGSGSGSRHSTASLDSGRASGYHLGPRGPGALASSPRCSISSLGSHPDRPTDLDVVHAWLTELQFEEYFPLFASAGYDLATITRMTPEDLTAIGIKKPNHRKQLKAEIDNLNIGDGLPEHIPGSLEEWLRLLRLEEYLGALHQQGMRSVEDVTTLTWEDLEDIGIVRLGHQKKLLLAIKRVKDIRAGKRIQPLDLARLPPHPGHTQDVVIQRGGSDLPSPDEDCSSPVLKSFQRGGNDTSAWRSMYAALPADYNIVDRTGSRGKSLESLEDAPLGYPPSPAPTTHQQPMEWRPRSFEDGDLTPTNDTSVVDAGGGTLPRPRHCLVRPRPVAKVTATPGQFKSLPRDFDNKYQLSYGLESSPHLSKRCPPSPPRRQSSRESGSSAVGSGGSGVGDVVIDCSGPVPTASCEDHHIHHHQHHHILHHPSPPPPAPAPAPSTPPQMNRPPSSMSRSWGSVSVNVNEEHELIASLALQHRNGSDASFKSSSSTESDSLPFANENAGTIKQRAARTQEYASGNPSNNIQNHVISHHSSGSEPTDVLNDIGNMLANLTDELDAMLEEEKRQGLNS; this is encoded by the exons ATGGCGATTACTGCCGTCTCGATCTGCTTGGGCCCCCCGCCATTACCACCTGGCAAGCGTTTCCTGCACAAATCTTCAAAGAAATTGTCTTCGACTTATAAAAGCTTCCGAGACCCAGCTGTTGAAGCTTGGATACCATGTGGGATTTTCGATAAATCGCAGACGAAGCTTTACGTTCGAGAACATAGTTCAGTAATTTACACGATAAACAATAGCAATTTATTTAGAAGTTGCTCCGAAGGGAACCTCAGCAACCGTAAAACGAATACAGCTTTATTCGCTACACCTCTTGATAAATGTATTCAAGCGATTTATGGCAGCTGGAAGAATCTCATGCACC TTGGCGGCATGAACCGGCCGTCCAAAGCTGTGACCCAAGCAAAGAAAGTCGCACCACCTGCTGTACCCGATGTGTTTCGCCATTCTGGATCCTCCTTCGGTTCTGCTGGATATGCGAGCAGCGAAGACAGTTGCTTCCTGTCCGGAAGTGGCCCAGGAGGAACGACGGACGATGGTTCTTATGGAATGCCATCTGGGAAGAGTCCGGGACCTATTTTTACCCATCCTGGTTTCGCTTTTCCACCAGTCGTTGGAAAATATGCTCATGCTGAAGATCAAG GAATCGACATGACTCAAAGCCCAGGAAGGGATAGTCCAGGTAGCTCAGGATCAGGCTCTGGTTCCAGGCATTCCACAGCTTCGTTAGATTCTGGAAGAGCCTCTGGTTATCATTTAGGTCCTAGAGGACCTGGTGCTCTTGCTTCATCTCCTAGGTGTTCTATAAGCTCACTTGGCAGTCATCCCGACAGACCGACAGATCTCGACGTCGTCCATGCTTGGTTGACTGAACTCCAGTTCGAAGAATACTTTCCGTTGTTTGCTTCTGCCGGTTACGATCTTGCTACTATAACGCGTATGACGCCAGAGGATTTAACAGCAATAG GTATTAAAAAGCCTAATCACAGAAAGCAGTTAAAAGCAGAGATAGATAATTTAAATATAGGAGATGGCTTACCAGAACATATTCCTGGCTCACTGGAAGAATGGCTTAGGCTTTTACGACTTGAAGAATATCTCGGTGCTCTTCATCAACAAGGCATGCGTTCAGTGGAGGATGTCACAACTCTTACTTGGGAGGATCTCGAGGACATTGGTATCGTGCGTTTGGGACACCAGAAGAAATTATTATTGGCAATTAAAAGAGTTAAGGATATTCGAGCTGGAAAACGTATACAACCACTTGATCTTGCGCGGCTGCCACCACATCCTGGACACACACAG GACGTAGTAATTCAAAGAGGAGGTTCTGATCTACCCTCTCCTGATGAAGATTGTTCCTCGCCAGTTTTGAAGTCTTTCCAGAGAGGAGGAAATGATACATCTGCATGGCGAAGCATGTATGCTGCTTTGCCAGCCGATTATAACATCGTTGATCGAACTGGTTCACGAGGAAAATCCTTAGAAAGCTTAGAGGATGCGCCTCTCGGATATCCTCCTTCACCAGCACCTACCACACATCAACAACCGATGGAATGGCGCCCACGCAGTTTTGAGGATGGTGATCTCACTCCTACAAATGATACTTCCGTTGTGGATGCTGGTGGCGGGACTCTTCCACGACCAAGACATTGCCTTGTTCGTCCCCGACCCGTAGCTAAG GTCACTGCAACTCCAGGACAATTCAAATCACTACCAAGAGACTTCGATAATAAATATCAGTTAAGTTATGGGCTCGAAAGTAGTCCTCATCTTTCAAAACGTTGTCCACCATCTCCACCAAGACGACAAAGCTCCAGAGAAAGTGGCTCTTCCGCTGTTGGAAGCGGAGGATCTGGAGTTGGCGATGTTGTGATAGATTGTAGTGGACCAGTACCAACTGCATCATGTGAGGATCATCATATACATCATCATCAACATCATCACATACTTCATCATCCTTCACCTCCGCCACCTGCACCAGCGCCGGCACCATCGACTCCGCCACAAATGAATCGACCACCTTCTTCTATGTCCCGTTcgtggggcagtgtcagtgttaacgTCAATGAAGAACATGAATTGATAGCTTCGCTTGCTTTACAGCATCGTAATGGATCTGACGCTAGCTTTAAG TCGAGCTCCAGTACGGAATCAGACTCACTGCCTTTTGCAAATGAAAATGCTGGAACGATAAAACAAAGAGCTGCTCGAACACAAGAATATGCAAGCGGAAATCCTAGTAACAATATTCAGAATCATGTAATAAGTCACCATTCCAGTGGTAGTGAACCAACTGATGTATTGAATGACATTGGAAATATGCTTGCAAATCTCACCGACGAACTTGACGCTATGCTCGAGGAAGAAAAACGTCAAGGCTTAAATTCATAA
- the Ckn gene encoding CRK like proto-oncogene, adaptor protein isoform X4, with amino-acid sequence MYSLFGGMNRPSKAVTQAKKVAPPAVPDVFRHSGSSFGSAGYASSEDSCFLSGSGPGGTTDDGSYGMPSGKSPGPIFTHPGFAFPPVVGKYAHAEDQGIDMTQSPGRDSPGSSGSGSGSRHSTASLDSGRASGYHLGPRGPGALASSPRCSISSLGSHPDRPTDLDVVHAWLTELQFEEYFPLFASAGYDLATITRMTPEDLTAIGIKKPNHRKQLKAEIDNLNIGDGLPEHIPGSLEEWLRLLRLEEYLGALHQQGMRSVEDVTTLTWEDLEDIGIVRLGHQKKLLLAIKRVKDIRAGKRIQPLDLARLPPHPGHTQDVVIQRGGSDLPSPDEDCSSPVLKSFQRGGNDTSAWRSMYAALPADYNIVDRTGSRGKSLESLEDAPLGYPPSPAPTTHQQPMEWRPRSFEDGDLTPTNDTSVVDAGGGTLPRPRHCLVRPRPVAKVTATPGQFKSLPRDFDNKYQLSYGLESSPHLSKRCPPSPPRRQSSRESGSSAVGSGGSGVGDVVIDCSGPVPTASCEDHHIHHHQHHHILHHPSPPPPAPAPAPSTPPQMNRPPSSMSRSWGSVSVNVNEEHELIASLALQHRNGSDASFKSSSSTESDSLPFANENAGTIKQRAARTQEYASGNPSNNIQNHVISHHSSGSEPTDVLNDIGNMLANLTDELDAMLEEEKRQGLNS; translated from the exons ATGTACAGCTTGT TTGGCGGCATGAACCGGCCGTCCAAAGCTGTGACCCAAGCAAAGAAAGTCGCACCACCTGCTGTACCCGATGTGTTTCGCCATTCTGGATCCTCCTTCGGTTCTGCTGGATATGCGAGCAGCGAAGACAGTTGCTTCCTGTCCGGAAGTGGCCCAGGAGGAACGACGGACGATGGTTCTTATGGAATGCCATCTGGGAAGAGTCCGGGACCTATTTTTACCCATCCTGGTTTCGCTTTTCCACCAGTCGTTGGAAAATATGCTCATGCTGAAGATCAAG GAATCGACATGACTCAAAGCCCAGGAAGGGATAGTCCAGGTAGCTCAGGATCAGGCTCTGGTTCCAGGCATTCCACAGCTTCGTTAGATTCTGGAAGAGCCTCTGGTTATCATTTAGGTCCTAGAGGACCTGGTGCTCTTGCTTCATCTCCTAGGTGTTCTATAAGCTCACTTGGCAGTCATCCCGACAGACCGACAGATCTCGACGTCGTCCATGCTTGGTTGACTGAACTCCAGTTCGAAGAATACTTTCCGTTGTTTGCTTCTGCCGGTTACGATCTTGCTACTATAACGCGTATGACGCCAGAGGATTTAACAGCAATAG GTATTAAAAAGCCTAATCACAGAAAGCAGTTAAAAGCAGAGATAGATAATTTAAATATAGGAGATGGCTTACCAGAACATATTCCTGGCTCACTGGAAGAATGGCTTAGGCTTTTACGACTTGAAGAATATCTCGGTGCTCTTCATCAACAAGGCATGCGTTCAGTGGAGGATGTCACAACTCTTACTTGGGAGGATCTCGAGGACATTGGTATCGTGCGTTTGGGACACCAGAAGAAATTATTATTGGCAATTAAAAGAGTTAAGGATATTCGAGCTGGAAAACGTATACAACCACTTGATCTTGCGCGGCTGCCACCACATCCTGGACACACACAG GACGTAGTAATTCAAAGAGGAGGTTCTGATCTACCCTCTCCTGATGAAGATTGTTCCTCGCCAGTTTTGAAGTCTTTCCAGAGAGGAGGAAATGATACATCTGCATGGCGAAGCATGTATGCTGCTTTGCCAGCCGATTATAACATCGTTGATCGAACTGGTTCACGAGGAAAATCCTTAGAAAGCTTAGAGGATGCGCCTCTCGGATATCCTCCTTCACCAGCACCTACCACACATCAACAACCGATGGAATGGCGCCCACGCAGTTTTGAGGATGGTGATCTCACTCCTACAAATGATACTTCCGTTGTGGATGCTGGTGGCGGGACTCTTCCACGACCAAGACATTGCCTTGTTCGTCCCCGACCCGTAGCTAAG GTCACTGCAACTCCAGGACAATTCAAATCACTACCAAGAGACTTCGATAATAAATATCAGTTAAGTTATGGGCTCGAAAGTAGTCCTCATCTTTCAAAACGTTGTCCACCATCTCCACCAAGACGACAAAGCTCCAGAGAAAGTGGCTCTTCCGCTGTTGGAAGCGGAGGATCTGGAGTTGGCGATGTTGTGATAGATTGTAGTGGACCAGTACCAACTGCATCATGTGAGGATCATCATATACATCATCATCAACATCATCACATACTTCATCATCCTTCACCTCCGCCACCTGCACCAGCGCCGGCACCATCGACTCCGCCACAAATGAATCGACCACCTTCTTCTATGTCCCGTTcgtggggcagtgtcagtgttaacgTCAATGAAGAACATGAATTGATAGCTTCGCTTGCTTTACAGCATCGTAATGGATCTGACGCTAGCTTTAAG TCGAGCTCCAGTACGGAATCAGACTCACTGCCTTTTGCAAATGAAAATGCTGGAACGATAAAACAAAGAGCTGCTCGAACACAAGAATATGCAAGCGGAAATCCTAGTAACAATATTCAGAATCATGTAATAAGTCACCATTCCAGTGGTAGTGAACCAACTGATGTATTGAATGACATTGGAAATATGCTTGCAAATCTCACCGACGAACTTGACGCTATGCTCGAGGAAGAAAAACGTCAAGGCTTAAATTCATAA
- the Vkor gene encoding vitamin-K epoxide reductase has product MSGVKKSMYKLNTGIISACILGFAASYYSYVVETAKEEDDSYTAMCDISEHVSCTKVFSSEYGKGFGIIPETSLFYMPNFVYGMIFYPFIAILSMVNKYATSIIVVTLGVLSNLGSIYLASILYMLNNICVVCVSTYIINAIILILAVKKHRKLFQNGTNKKKRKNKKKSD; this is encoded by the exons ATGTCTGGTGTTAAAAAATCGATGTATAAATTAAATACTGGAATCATATCGGCGTGCATTTTGGGATTCGCTGCTTCTTACTACTCTTATGTAGTGGAAACAGCAAAAGAGGAAGATGATTCGTACACGGCAATGTGTGATATAAGCGAACACGTTAGCTGCACCAAAGTATTTTCGTCAGA GTATGGAAAAGGGTTCGGAATAATTCCAGAAACATCTCTTTTTTACATGCCAAATTTCGTGTATGGAATGATATTTTATCCTTTCATCGCAATATTGA GTATGGTCAATAAATATGCCACTTCAATCATCGTCGTGACATTAGGAGTTCTTTCGAACCTGGGTTCGATTTATCTGGCCTCTATTTTGTACATGTTAAACAACATTTGCGTGGTTTGTGTTAGTACCTACATTATAAATGCTATCATTTTAATACTCGCTGTTAAGAAGCATCGAAAACTATTCCAAAATGGCACAAACAAAAAGAAACGAAAGAACAAGAAAAAGTCTGATTAA
- the Lwr gene encoding ubiquitin conjugating enzyme lesswright isoform X1, whose translation MSGIAIARLAEERKAWRKDHPFGFVARPVKNPDGTLNLMSWECAIPGKKSTPWEGGLYKLRMIFKDDYPSSPPKCKFEPPLFHPNVYPSGTVCLSLLDEEKDWRPAITIKQILLGIQDLLNEPNVKDPAQAEAYTIYCQNRLEYEKRVRAQARAMAPQE comes from the exons ATGTCAGGCATCGCGATTGCCAGGCTCGCCGAAGAGCGAAAAGCATGGAGGAAAGATCATCCTTTC GGATTTGTAGCACGACCAGTTAAAAATCCAGATGGAACTCTTAACTTGATGAGTTGGGAGTGTGCAATACCTGGAAAGAAATCT ACACCATGGGAGGGTGGATTGTACAAGTTGCGCATGATCTTCAAGGATGATTATCCTTCTAGCCCACCAAAATGTAAATTCGAACCTCCTTTGTTCCACCCGAATGTATATCCGTCTGGAACGGTATGTTTGTCACTATTAGATGAGGAAAAGGATTGGAGGCCTGCCATTACAATTAAACAGATCTTACTTGGCATACAGGACTTATTAAATGAACCTAATGTAAAAGATCCAGCGCAAGCAGAGGCGTACACAATATACTG TCAAAATCGTTTGGAATATGAGAAACGTGTAAGAGCTCAGGCAAGAGCGATGGCTCCGCAGGAATAA
- the Ckn gene encoding CRK like proto-oncogene, adaptor protein isoform X2, producing MRRISGIRHVIRKCYVCVVGGMNRPSKAVTQAKKVAPPAVPDVFRHSGSSFGSAGYASSEDSCFLSGSGPGGTTDDGSYGMPSGKSPGPIFTHPGFAFPPVVGKYAHAEDQGIDMTQSPGRDSPGSSGSGSGSRHSTASLDSGRASGYHLGPRGPGALASSPRCSISSLGSHPDRPTDLDVVHAWLTELQFEEYFPLFASAGYDLATITRMTPEDLTAIGIKKPNHRKQLKAEIDNLNIGDGLPEHIPGSLEEWLRLLRLEEYLGALHQQGMRSVEDVTTLTWEDLEDIGIVRLGHQKKLLLAIKRVKDIRAGKRIQPLDLARLPPHPGHTQDVVIQRGGSDLPSPDEDCSSPVLKSFQRGGNDTSAWRSMYAALPADYNIVDRTGSRGKSLESLEDAPLGYPPSPAPTTHQQPMEWRPRSFEDGDLTPTNDTSVVDAGGGTLPRPRHCLVRPRPVAKVTATPGQFKSLPRDFDNKYQLSYGLESSPHLSKRCPPSPPRRQSSRESGSSAVGSGGSGVGDVVIDCSGPVPTASCEDHHIHHHQHHHILHHPSPPPPAPAPAPSTPPQMNRPPSSMSRSWGSVSVNVNEEHELIASLALQHRNGSDASFKSSSSTESDSLPFANENAGTIKQRAARTQEYASGNPSNNIQNHVISHHSSGSEPTDVLNDIGNMLANLTDELDAMLEEEKRQGLNS from the exons ATGAGGCGCATTAGCG GTATTCGTCATGTAATAAGGAAATGTTATGTATGTGTAGTTGGCGGCATGAACCGGCCGTCCAAAGCTGTGACCCAAGCAAAGAAAGTCGCACCACCTGCTGTACCCGATGTGTTTCGCCATTCTGGATCCTCCTTCGGTTCTGCTGGATATGCGAGCAGCGAAGACAGTTGCTTCCTGTCCGGAAGTGGCCCAGGAGGAACGACGGACGATGGTTCTTATGGAATGCCATCTGGGAAGAGTCCGGGACCTATTTTTACCCATCCTGGTTTCGCTTTTCCACCAGTCGTTGGAAAATATGCTCATGCTGAAGATCAAG GAATCGACATGACTCAAAGCCCAGGAAGGGATAGTCCAGGTAGCTCAGGATCAGGCTCTGGTTCCAGGCATTCCACAGCTTCGTTAGATTCTGGAAGAGCCTCTGGTTATCATTTAGGTCCTAGAGGACCTGGTGCTCTTGCTTCATCTCCTAGGTGTTCTATAAGCTCACTTGGCAGTCATCCCGACAGACCGACAGATCTCGACGTCGTCCATGCTTGGTTGACTGAACTCCAGTTCGAAGAATACTTTCCGTTGTTTGCTTCTGCCGGTTACGATCTTGCTACTATAACGCGTATGACGCCAGAGGATTTAACAGCAATAG GTATTAAAAAGCCTAATCACAGAAAGCAGTTAAAAGCAGAGATAGATAATTTAAATATAGGAGATGGCTTACCAGAACATATTCCTGGCTCACTGGAAGAATGGCTTAGGCTTTTACGACTTGAAGAATATCTCGGTGCTCTTCATCAACAAGGCATGCGTTCAGTGGAGGATGTCACAACTCTTACTTGGGAGGATCTCGAGGACATTGGTATCGTGCGTTTGGGACACCAGAAGAAATTATTATTGGCAATTAAAAGAGTTAAGGATATTCGAGCTGGAAAACGTATACAACCACTTGATCTTGCGCGGCTGCCACCACATCCTGGACACACACAG GACGTAGTAATTCAAAGAGGAGGTTCTGATCTACCCTCTCCTGATGAAGATTGTTCCTCGCCAGTTTTGAAGTCTTTCCAGAGAGGAGGAAATGATACATCTGCATGGCGAAGCATGTATGCTGCTTTGCCAGCCGATTATAACATCGTTGATCGAACTGGTTCACGAGGAAAATCCTTAGAAAGCTTAGAGGATGCGCCTCTCGGATATCCTCCTTCACCAGCACCTACCACACATCAACAACCGATGGAATGGCGCCCACGCAGTTTTGAGGATGGTGATCTCACTCCTACAAATGATACTTCCGTTGTGGATGCTGGTGGCGGGACTCTTCCACGACCAAGACATTGCCTTGTTCGTCCCCGACCCGTAGCTAAG GTCACTGCAACTCCAGGACAATTCAAATCACTACCAAGAGACTTCGATAATAAATATCAGTTAAGTTATGGGCTCGAAAGTAGTCCTCATCTTTCAAAACGTTGTCCACCATCTCCACCAAGACGACAAAGCTCCAGAGAAAGTGGCTCTTCCGCTGTTGGAAGCGGAGGATCTGGAGTTGGCGATGTTGTGATAGATTGTAGTGGACCAGTACCAACTGCATCATGTGAGGATCATCATATACATCATCATCAACATCATCACATACTTCATCATCCTTCACCTCCGCCACCTGCACCAGCGCCGGCACCATCGACTCCGCCACAAATGAATCGACCACCTTCTTCTATGTCCCGTTcgtggggcagtgtcagtgttaacgTCAATGAAGAACATGAATTGATAGCTTCGCTTGCTTTACAGCATCGTAATGGATCTGACGCTAGCTTTAAG TCGAGCTCCAGTACGGAATCAGACTCACTGCCTTTTGCAAATGAAAATGCTGGAACGATAAAACAAAGAGCTGCTCGAACACAAGAATATGCAAGCGGAAATCCTAGTAACAATATTCAGAATCATGTAATAAGTCACCATTCCAGTGGTAGTGAACCAACTGATGTATTGAATGACATTGGAAATATGCTTGCAAATCTCACCGACGAACTTGACGCTATGCTCGAGGAAGAAAAACGTCAAGGCTTAAATTCATAA